A DNA window from Daucus carota subsp. sativus chromosome 3, DH1 v3.0, whole genome shotgun sequence contains the following coding sequences:
- the LOC108213358 gene encoding glucan endo-1,3-beta-glucosidase, basic isoform-like, with protein sequence MHSRIPFVVLLLSLLSSSFLQIALGALRNDNQAQPVGVTYGTFADNQPSAQEAVGLVQSVGIRRIRLYGPDHNALNSLRNTGIEVVLGVPNDHLPWIASNQDNAKQWIQGNVQNYQNVNFRFIVVGNGITPFHDQTSQFAQFVLPAMQNIQNAISAFGLQNKMRVTTAVDQSEILNVNYQPSQSEFRPEARQFIDPIIQFLVHNNNAPLLVNLHPFYSLVHVKEDIPMDLEAQAHRESRSARFDYATFRSAQTRVQDGPLIYTNLFDSMVDSVHAALEKAGGSSLDVVVSEVGWPTEGHSAATIDNARTHNNGLINHVQSIGTPKRPQKRIETYIFNLFDENKRDPEVERHWGIFWNNKQAKYNINFQNQ encoded by the exons ATGCATTCGAGAATTCCCTTTGTAGTGTTGCTACTTTCATTATTATCTTCAAGCTTCCTCCAGATTGCCTTAG GTGCTCTGAGGAACGACAACCAAGCGCAACCTGTAGGTGTTACCTATGGAACATTTGCTGACAATCAACCGTCAGCTCAAGAAGCCGTGGGTCTTGTCCAATCTGTCGGGATCAGGAGAATTAGACTTTATGGCCCGGACCATAATGCTCTGAATTCCCTCAGGAACACGGGCATTGAAGTTGTGCTTGGCGTCCCCAACGACCATCTCCCGTGGATTGCCTCTAACCAGGACAACGCCAAGCAGTGGATCCAAGGCAATGTCCAAAACTATCAGAACGTCAATTTCAGGTTCATTGTTGTTGGCAATGGAATTACTCCGTTCCACGACCAGACTTCCCAGTTCGCGCAGTTTGTCCTCCCTGCCATGCAAAACATCCAGAACGCAATTTCTGCATTCGGCCTCCAGAACAAAATGAGAGTCACCACAGCCGTGGACCAATCCGAGATTCTTAACGTGAACTATCAGCCATCACAGAGTGAATTCAGGCCCGAAGCCAGACAATTCATCGATCCAATCATCCAATTCCTAGTTCACAACAACAATGCACCCTTGCTCGTCAACCTTCACCCTTTCTACAGCTTAGTGCACGTAAAGGAAGACATCCCTATGGACTTAGAAGCTCAAGCCCACCGCGAATCCAGAAGTGCTCGTTTTGATTACGCTACTTTCAGGTCTGCACAAACTCGTGTCCAAGACGGACCACTTATCTACACAAACTTGTTTGATTCAATGGTGGACAGTGTACACGCCGCGCTAGAGAAGGCTGGCGGATCCTCCTTGGATGTGGTGGTCTCCGAAGTAGGATGGCCAACGGAAGGACACTCTGCAGCTACTATTGACAACGCCAGGACTCATAACAACGGATTGATTAATCATGTACAGAGCATTGGGACTCCAAAAAGACCTCAGAAGCGTATTGAGACTTATATCTTCAATTTGTTTGACGAGAACAAGAGGGATCCGGAGGTCGAGAGGCACTGGGGAATCTTCTGGAACAACAAACAAGCCAAGTACAACATCAATTTCCAAAATCAGTAA
- the LOC108211882 gene encoding glucan endo-1,3-beta-glucosidase, basic isoform-like: MHSRIPFVVLLLSLLSSGFLQIALGLSKIRPDQAQPVGVTYGTFADNQPSAQEAVGLVQSVGIRRMRLYGPDHNALNSLRNTGIEVVLGVPNDHLPWIASNQDNAKQWIQGNVQNYQNVNFRFIVVGNGITPFHDQTSQFAQFVLPAMQNIQNAISAFGLQNKMRVTTAVDQSEMLNVNYQPSQSEFRPEARQFIDPIIQFLVHNNNAPLLVNLHPFYSLVHVKEDIPMDLEAQAHRESRSARFDYATFRSAQTRVQDGPLIYTNLFDSMVDSVHAALEKAGGSSLDVVVSEVGWPTEGHSAATIDNARTHNNGLINHVQSIGTPKRPQKRIETYIFNLFDENKRDPEVERHWGIFWNNKQAKYNINFQNQ; this comes from the exons ATGCATTCCAGAATTCCCTTTGTAGTGTTGCTACTTTCCTTATTATCTTCAGGCTTTCTGCAGATTGCCTTAG GTCTCAGTAAGATAAGGCCCGACCAGGCGCAACCTGTAGGTGTTACCTATGGAACATTTGCTGACAATCAACCGTCAGCTCAAGAAGCCGTGGGTCTTGTCCAATCTGTGGGGATCAGGAGAATGAGACTTTATGGCCCGGACCATAATGCTTTGAATTCCCTCAGGAACACGGGCATTGAAGTTGTGCTTGGCGTCCCGAATGACCATCTCCCGTGGATTGCCTCTAACCAAGACAACGCCAAGCAGTGGATCCAAGGCAATGTCCAAAACTACCAGAATGTCAATTTCAGGTTCATTGTTGTTGGCAATGGAATAACTCCGTTCCACGACCAGACTTCCCAGTTCGCGCAGTTTGTCCTCCCTGCCATGCAAAACATCCAGAACGCAATTTCAGCATTCGGCCTCCAGAACAAAATGAGAGTCACCACAGCCGTGGACCAATCCGAGATGCTTAACGTGAACTATCAGCCATCACAGAGTGAATTCAGGCCCGAAGCCAGACAATTCATCGATCCAATCATCCAATTCCTAGTTCACAACAACAATGCACCCTTGCTCGTCAACCTTCACCCTTTCTATAGCTTAGTGCACGTAAAGGAAGACATCCCTATGGACTTAGAAGCTCAAGCCCACCGCGAATCCAGAAGTGCCCGTTTTGATTACGCTACTTTCAGGTCTGCACAAACTCGTGTCCAAGACGGACCACTTATCTACACAAACTTGTTTGATTCAATGGTGGACAGTGTACACGCCGCGCTAGAGAAGGCTGGCGGATCCTCCTTGGATGTGGTGGTCTCCGAAGTAGGATGGCCAACGGAAGGACACTCTGCAGCTACTATTGACAACGCCAGGACTCATAACAACGGATTGATTAATCATGTACAGAGCATTGGGACTCCAAAAAGACCTCAGAAGCGTATTGAGACTTATATCTTCAATTTGTTTGACGAGAACAAGAGGGATCCGGAGGTCGAGAGGCACTGGGGAATCTTCTGGAACAACAAACAAGCCAAGTACAACATCAATTTCCAAAATCAGTGA
- the LOC108212753 gene encoding glucan endo-1,3-beta-glucosidase, acidic-like: MRVTTAVDQSEMLNVNYQPSQSEFRPEARQFIDPIIQFLVHNNNAPLLVNLHPFYSYVHVKEDIPMDLEAQAHRESRSARFDYATFNSAQTRVQDGPLTYTNLFDSMVDSVHAALEKAGGSSLDVVVSEVGWPTEGHSAATIDNARTHNNGLINHVQSIGTPKRPQKRIETYIFNLFDENKRDPEVERHWGIFWNNKQAKYNINFQNQ, translated from the coding sequence ATGAGAGTCACCACAGCCGTGGACCAATCCGAGATGCTTAACGTGAACTATCAGCCATCACAGAGTGAATTCAGGCCCGAAGCCAGACAATTCATCGATCCAATCATCCAATTCCTAGTTCACAACAACAATGCACCCTTGCTCGTCAACCTTCACCCTTTTTACAGCTACGTGCACGTAAAGGAAGACATCCCTATGGACTTAGAAGCTCAAGCCCACCGCGAATCCAGAAGTGCTCGTTTTGATTACGCTACTTTCAACTCTGCACAAACTCGTGTCCAAGACGGACCACTTACCTACACAAACTTGTTTGATTCCATGGTGGACAGTGTCCACGCCGCGCTAGAGAAGGCTGGCGGATCCTCTTTGGATGTGGTGGTTTCCGAAGTAGGATGGCCAACGGAAGGACACTCTGCAGCTACTATTGACAATGCCAGGACTCATAACAACGGATTGATTAATCATGTACAGAGCATTGGGACTCCAAAAAGACCTCAGAAGCGTATCGAGACTTATATCTTCAATTTGTTTGACGAGAACAAGAGGGATCCGGAGGTCGAGAGGCACTGGGGAATCTTCTGGAACAACAAACAGGCCAAGTACAACATCAATTTCCAAAATCAGTAA